Within the Candidatus Angelobacter sp. genome, the region TGAGTGGTGATCCACTCCACGGTCTGCGCATCGCGGACGGTTTTCGGCTCGGACCAGCGATGGCTTTCAATGTGGCCGTCGGCGAACGTCACCACGCCGCTTTGAGAGTGCTGCGCGGAGGGCAGATGGTAATAAACGATGCTGTCCTCCACCACCACGAAGGCGGAATGGCAGATGTAACCCGGAGCGACGTCGAGGAACGTGAAGATTTCGGACGGCGCGGCGCCCGCGATGTCCGTCTGTTTCGTGAACGACAGGTAATTCGTGTCATTGTTGTAGATCGCGCCGGCCTCCCAGTTCATGTACGAATTCAACGCATAGCTGCGGACCTTTGGATATTTCGTGTCACCCAGCAACACCGTGCTGCGGTCCGAAGGGCATTTGTACACGGCCGCCGTCTTGAGGTAAGCGGCAAACTGGGCATGCTTTGAATCCAGAAGCAAATCCAGATTG harbors:
- a CDS encoding type II secretion system protein, with protein sequence MRSTLSGGRREWMAGGKSRDTRPAFTLIELLVVIAVIVILAGLLLPALSSAKERARKIQCMNNQRQLAVTLQMYSGDNQEHLPGNGYASPDSDVKLWVVGDGHWDPPFFTNLDLLLDSKHAQFAAYLKTAAVYKCPSDRSTVLLGDTKYPKVRSYALNSYMNWEAGAIYNNDTNYLSFTKQTDIAGAAPSEIFTFLDVAPGYICHSAFVVVEDSIVYYHLPSAQHSQSGVVTFADGHIESHRWSEPKTVRDAQTVEWITTHLNFETGNRDLKWLQAHASVRRP